A window of Juglans regia cultivar Chandler chromosome 7, Walnut 2.0, whole genome shotgun sequence contains these coding sequences:
- the LOC109000338 gene encoding uncharacterized protein LOC109000338 isoform X2: protein MEIESAKCECCGLKEDCTQDYITEVKAKFDGKWLCGLCSEAVRDEVSRGKKPFGMEEAVKAHMSFCGKFKSNPAVRVADGMRQMLRRRSGDSSSSPSSGDHIISNGGCISVSLVLELYWSVQ, encoded by the exons ATGGAGATTGAATCAGCCAAGTGCGAGTGCTGTGGCCTCAAAGAAGATTGTACCCAAGACTACATAACCGAAGTCAAGGCCAAATTTGATGGCAAATGGCTTTGTGGGTTGTGCTCAGAAGCTGTAAGAGATGAAGTTAGCAGAGGAAAAAAGCCATTCGGAATGGAAGAAGCTGTGAAGGCTCACATGTCATTTTGTGGTAAATTCAAATCAAACCCGGCGGTTCGAGTTGCAGATGGGATGAGGCAGATGCTTAGGAGAAGGTCAGGggattcatcttcttctccatcttccG GGGATCATATCATTTCAAATGGAGGCTGCATCTCGGTTTCCCTAGTTCTTGAATTATATTG GAGTGTGCAATAA
- the LOC109000338 gene encoding uncharacterized protein LOC109000338 isoform X1 produces MEIESAKCECCGLKEDCTQDYITEVKAKFDGKWLCGLCSEAVRDEVSRGKKPFGMEEAVKAHMSFCGKFKSNPAVRVADGMRQMLRRRSGDSSSSPSSGDHIISNGGCISVSLVLELYWYVLFSPFFSNLPTYNHTGMGKK; encoded by the exons ATGGAGATTGAATCAGCCAAGTGCGAGTGCTGTGGCCTCAAAGAAGATTGTACCCAAGACTACATAACCGAAGTCAAGGCCAAATTTGATGGCAAATGGCTTTGTGGGTTGTGCTCAGAAGCTGTAAGAGATGAAGTTAGCAGAGGAAAAAAGCCATTCGGAATGGAAGAAGCTGTGAAGGCTCACATGTCATTTTGTGGTAAATTCAAATCAAACCCGGCGGTTCGAGTTGCAGATGGGATGAGGCAGATGCTTAGGAGAAGGTCAGGggattcatcttcttctccatcttccG GGGATCATATCATTTCAAATGGAGGCTGCATCTCGGTTTCCCTAGTTCTTGAATTATATTGGTATGttcttttctctccctttttttcgAATCTCCCAACTTATAATCATACTGgcatgggaaaaaaataa
- the LOC109000337 gene encoding folate-biopterin transporter 1, chloroplastic-like, whose protein sequence is MASASTFSSISVLPLQNPILSFFSYPPISLIPRRTRALVAGPLRRTRRRPRRKFPDKEMSVAVTIRAPSPSHLQGEDDVPLADSRNGAGKGDMLTTSVDGEAASSTKTAPRKNKYHMRTVKCFGVDLSPDNVAVAMVYFVQGVLGLARLAVSFYLKDDLHLEPAETAVISGFSALPWLVKPLYGFISDSVPLFGYRRRSYLILSGLLGALSWTLMATFVDSKYDAAFCILLGSLSVAFSDVVVDSMVVERARGESQSMSGSLQSLCWGSSAFGGIVSSYFSGSLVDAYGVRFVFGITALLPLITSAVAVLVKEQPVLPARGKNLPLASLNFIESSKQNITQLWDAVKQPNVLLPTLFIFLWQATPQSDSAMFFFTTNKLGFTPEFLGRVKLVTSVASLLGVGVYNGFLKNVQLRKIFLVTTVIGSSLGMTQVFLVTGLNRKFGISDEWFAIGDSLILTVLGQASFMPVLVLAARLCPEGMEATLFATLMSISNGGSVLGGLIGAGLTQLFGVTKDRFDNLTTLIILCNLSSLLPLPLLGLLPRDNHDANKESEDLEMKSN, encoded by the exons ATGGCATCCGCGTCTACTTTTTCTTCAATCTCAGTCTTACCCTTGCAAAATCCCATTTTGTCCTTTTTCTCCTATCCTCCAATCTCTCTGATTCCACGGAGAACCAGAGCTTTGGTTGCCGGGCCACTTAGAAGGACTCGACGGAGACCCCGTCGGAAGTTTCCCGATAAGGAAATGTCCGTCGCGGTTACGATACGGGCGCCTTCTCCGTCTCACTTGCAGGGCGAGGACGACGTCCCTCTTGCGGATTCCAGAAACG GTGCAGGAAAAGGGGATATGCTGACGACAAGTGTGGATGGAGAAGCAGCCTCTTCTACTAAAACTGCTCCTCGCAAGAACAAATATCACATGAGGACGGTGAAATGCTTTGGGGTTGATTTATCCCCAGATAATGTGGCAGTTGCTATGGTATATTTTGTACAAGGTGTTTTGGGCCTTGCAAGGCTTGCTGTCAGTTTTTACTTGAAGGACGATTTGCATCTTGAACCAGCAGAG ACAGCTGTCATATCTGGTTTTTCAGCATTACCGTGGCTTGTCAAACCTCTCTATGGGTTTATAAG TGATTCTGTCCCACTTTTTGGTTACCGAAGAAGGTCATATTTGATTCTATCTGGACTTCTTGGTGCGCTGTCTTGGACTTTGATGGCCACCTTTGTTGACAGCAAGTATGATGCTGCTTTCTGCATACTGCTAGGATCACTTTCTGTAGCATTCTCTGATGTT GTTGTAGACTCTATGGTCGTAGAAAGAGCTCGTGGTGAGTCACAAAGCATGTCTGGGTCTCTTCAGTCCTTGTGTTGGGGATCCTCGGCTTTTGGTGGAATTGTGAGCTCCTACTTTAGTGGCTCCCTAGTGGATGCTTATGGTGTAAg GTTTGTTTTTGGCATCACGGCTTTGCTACCACTGATTACTTCAGCAGTTGCTGTCCTTGTAAAAGAACAACCCGTGCTTCCAGCAAGAGGGAAAAATCTTCCTTTGGCCAGTCTAAACTTTATTGAAAGCTCGAAACAGAACATTACTCAGTTGTGGGATGCTGTCAAGCAGCCCAACGTACTTCTTCCtacattatttatattcttgTGGCAGGCAACACCTCAGTCAGACTCTGCCATGTTTTTCTTCAC CACAAATAAACTTGGTTTCACCCCAGAATTTTTGGGGCGTGTCAAACTTGTGACTTCGGTGGCATCCCTGCTTGGTGTTGGAGTGTATAATGGATTTCTGAAAAACGTTCAGTTGCGGAAGATTTTTCTTGTAACAACAGTTATTGGTTCATCTCTTGGAATGACTCAG GTTTTCCTTGTAACGGGATTGAATCGGAAGTTTGGTATAAGTGATGAGTGGTTTGCAATTGGGGATTCTCTGATTTTAACAGTTCTTGGTCAG GCTTCTTTCATGCCTGTTCTTGTGCTAGCAGCAAGACTATGTCCAGAGGGAATGGAAGCCACACTTTTTGCAACACTCATGTCCATATCAAATGGAGGAAGCGTTCTTGGGGGGCTGATTGGTGCTGGTCTGACCCAGCTGTTTGGTGTTACAAAAGACAGATTTGATAACTTGACGACTTTGATAATACTTTGTAATTTGAGTTCATTGTTGCCTTTGCCACTCCTCGGCCTCTTACCACGGGATAATCATGATGCCAACAAGGAAAGCGAAGATCTTGAGATGAAATCTAATTGA